In the genome of Verrucomicrobiia bacterium, one region contains:
- a CDS encoding thiolase family protein codes for MEPVFIVSAVRTPIGKFGGGLAALSVADLGTAAAYEATARAKISPELIDETIFGCARQAGVGPNIGRQISHRAGVPDAKPAYTVNQACASGLRAVVSGCQSILLGESKIVLTGGAESMSNVPFLLPKARWGYRLGSAELVDGMYKDGFLCPLCGQVMGETVETLAEKYKISRREQDEYAAMSQNRAEQAWGRCDFRDEVVPIEAVGIKVEKDEHFRSGVTVESLAKLKPVFKADGTVHAGNSSGITDGAAALVLASESEIKKRKLEPLARIAAFTSVGVDPAVMGIGPVPAVQKLLEKTKWKLSDIDLIELNEAFAAQVIACERELKLDRAKLNVNGGAIALGHPIGATGARILTTLVFAMKKRNAKRGIATLCVSGGMGMAVLVER; via the coding sequence TTGGAACCGGTTTTTATCGTTTCCGCTGTGCGGACGCCAATTGGAAAATTCGGCGGAGGACTTGCCGCTCTTTCGGTGGCGGATTTGGGGACGGCGGCGGCGTACGAAGCGACTGCCCGCGCAAAAATTTCTCCCGAGTTAATCGACGAAACAATTTTCGGCTGCGCCCGGCAGGCGGGAGTCGGCCCCAACATAGGCCGTCAAATATCGCACCGGGCCGGCGTACCGGACGCTAAACCGGCTTACACTGTCAACCAGGCCTGCGCTTCCGGGTTGCGGGCGGTGGTTTCCGGCTGTCAGTCCATTCTATTGGGAGAATCTAAAATCGTTTTGACCGGCGGAGCGGAGAGCATGTCCAACGTACCGTTTCTATTGCCCAAAGCCCGCTGGGGGTACCGGTTGGGGTCGGCGGAACTGGTGGACGGGATGTACAAGGATGGATTTTTGTGCCCCCTGTGCGGGCAGGTGATGGGGGAGACGGTGGAGACCTTGGCTGAGAAGTACAAAATCTCGCGGCGGGAACAGGATGAATATGCGGCGATGAGTCAAAACCGGGCGGAGCAGGCCTGGGGGCGGTGCGATTTTCGGGATGAGGTCGTTCCGATAGAGGCGGTGGGGATTAAAGTCGAAAAAGATGAGCATTTCCGCAGCGGTGTCACCGTCGAGTCGCTGGCAAAGTTGAAGCCGGTATTCAAGGCGGATGGAACCGTTCATGCCGGGAATTCTTCCGGCATCACGGATGGAGCGGCGGCCTTGGTTTTGGCCTCGGAATCCGAAATCAAAAAGCGTAAACTTGAACCGCTGGCGCGAATCGCCGCTTTTACCTCCGTCGGGGTTGACCCGGCGGTAATGGGAATCGGGCCGGTGCCGGCCGTTCAGAAACTGCTCGAAAAAACGAAATGGAAACTTTCCGACATCGACTTAATAGAACTGAACGAGGCGTTTGCCGCACAGGTGATTGCCTGCGAGCGGGAATTGAAACTCGACCGTGCCAAGCTCAATGTCAACGGCGGGGCGATTGCCTTGGGGCATCCCATTGGCGCCACCGGGGCACGGATTTTGACCACGCTCGTTTTTGCCATGAAAAAACGCAACGCCAAGCGGGGCATCGCCACGCTCTGCGTTTCCGGGGGAATGGGGATGGCGGTTTTGGTGGAGCGGTAG